Proteins encoded together in one Psychrobacter sp. 28M-43 window:
- a CDS encoding phosphomannomutase CpsG (capsular polysaccharide biosynthesis protein; catalyzes the formation of D-mannose 6-phosphate from alpha-D-mannose 1-phosphate) — protein sequence MPTSATTNYQPAATFDPITISSFKAYDIRGELGVNLDEEISYRIGRAFAQILYQRYQAAAQTQADDVATLKPAIVIGSDIRHSSEQLKQAAIKGIVDAGVDVIDLGMSGTEEVYFATSHYQALGGIEVTASHNPINYNGLKLVKEHSKPISADDGLAEIQALAESGQFTTDNQSGKLQLLTDKSAYIDHVMTFINTDKLKPLKLVVNSGNGSAGPVVDLLVDKLAQADAPIEVIKLHHTPDGSFPNGIPNPMIEANRVATQKAVLENNADLGIAFDGDFDRCFLFDERGEFIDGSYIVGMLAQAFLNKYPSESIVYDPRVIYNTEAVIEEHNGKAVISKSGHSFIKQVMRDSGAVYGGEMSAHHYFRDFFYCDSGMIPWLLTIELLSITGKTLSELVTGYIAAYPSSGELNFRLTTYDAPTIISAIEDKFSNEQPIKSTLDGLSLNFGDWRFNLRASNTEPLIRLNIESRGDQPLLAAKTQEIQQWLATQGAVPA from the coding sequence ATGCCCACTTCTGCGACCACCAACTATCAACCAGCTGCGACATTCGACCCTATTACTATCAGCTCATTTAAGGCCTATGACATTCGGGGTGAGCTTGGGGTCAATCTCGATGAAGAGATTTCCTACCGTATCGGGCGCGCGTTCGCACAGATTTTATATCAGCGTTATCAGGCAGCAGCTCAAACCCAAGCCGATGATGTAGCAACTCTAAAACCTGCTATCGTTATCGGTAGTGATATTCGCCACTCTAGTGAGCAGTTAAAGCAAGCCGCTATCAAAGGCATCGTTGATGCAGGCGTTGATGTTATTGATTTGGGCATGAGTGGTACTGAAGAAGTATATTTTGCTACCAGTCACTATCAGGCGTTAGGTGGTATCGAAGTGACTGCCAGTCACAATCCTATCAACTATAATGGCCTAAAACTGGTTAAAGAACATTCAAAACCAATCAGTGCCGATGATGGGCTGGCAGAGATTCAAGCACTGGCAGAATCTGGGCAGTTCACTACGGATAATCAATCAGGCAAATTACAGTTATTGACGGATAAAAGCGCGTATATCGATCATGTCATGACTTTTATCAATACTGATAAACTAAAACCACTTAAACTGGTCGTTAATTCAGGCAATGGTAGTGCAGGTCCTGTGGTCGATTTATTAGTTGATAAATTAGCACAAGCAGATGCACCGATTGAAGTGATTAAATTGCATCATACACCAGATGGTAGCTTCCCTAATGGCATCCCCAATCCAATGATTGAGGCCAATAGAGTGGCCACCCAGAAAGCCGTTTTGGAAAATAACGCGGATCTTGGCATTGCCTTTGATGGTGACTTTGATCGCTGCTTCCTATTCGATGAACGTGGCGAATTTATCGATGGTAGCTATATCGTCGGTATGCTCGCTCAAGCTTTTTTGAACAAATACCCGAGTGAATCAATCGTCTATGATCCACGAGTGATTTATAACACCGAAGCAGTGATAGAGGAACACAACGGTAAGGCTGTCATTAGTAAATCTGGACACTCATTTATCAAGCAAGTCATGCGGGACTCAGGTGCTGTATATGGCGGTGAAATGTCCGCGCATCATTATTTCCGCGACTTCTTCTATTGCGACAGTGGCATGATTCCATGGTTATTGACCATTGAACTGTTGTCTATCACTGGTAAAACACTATCCGAATTGGTCACAGGCTATATTGCCGCCTATCCTAGCTCAGGTGAACTAAACTTTCGTCTTACAACCTATGACGCACCAACAATTATTAGCGCAATTGAAGATAAATTCAGCAACGAGCAACCAATTAAATCAACACTCGATGGTTTAAGTCTGAATTTTGGTGACTGGCGCTTCAATCTGCGTGCATCGAATACCGAACCGCTTATCAGATTGAATATTGAAAGTCGCGGTGATCAACCGTTACTGGCTGCTAAAACTCAAGAAATTCAGCAATGGTTAGCAACGCAAGGTGCCGTACCAGCATAA
- the mazG gene encoding nucleoside triphosphate pyrophosphohydrolase — protein MSISDNKITVPKPVQGTPDATGQLDDLLALMARLRADCPWDKKQTNHSLIPYAIEEAYELGEAVQSDDDEDIKGELGDVLLQVVFHCQMYAEQGRFDMSDVITTLQEKLVRRHPHVFEAETLKDDAAVKVRWDEIKLEEQQAREARGKSKRRLDQIKAGSALMQAQDVQKQASKLGFDWEGIAGAVDKLDEEIAELKHELTDKSTAEVKANVREVEKELGDCMFALVNVARKLNLDAETATLTCVHKFKSRFGYIETQLAAAGKRIEDSDITEMDALWEAAKQHERSS, from the coding sequence ATGAGTATTTCAGACAATAAAATTACCGTGCCCAAGCCCGTGCAAGGAACTCCAGACGCTACTGGCCAGCTTGATGATTTGTTAGCGTTGATGGCACGACTAAGGGCAGACTGTCCGTGGGACAAAAAGCAAACCAACCATAGCCTTATTCCGTATGCCATCGAAGAGGCTTATGAGCTAGGCGAAGCGGTACAAAGCGATGATGATGAGGACATCAAAGGTGAGCTTGGCGATGTGCTGCTGCAAGTGGTGTTTCATTGTCAGATGTATGCGGAGCAAGGGCGCTTTGATATGAGTGATGTCATTACGACCTTACAAGAAAAACTGGTTCGCCGTCATCCGCATGTGTTTGAAGCCGAAACGCTCAAAGACGATGCGGCAGTAAAAGTACGCTGGGACGAAATCAAGCTTGAGGAGCAGCAGGCACGCGAAGCACGTGGTAAATCAAAGCGTCGCTTAGATCAAATCAAAGCGGGTAGCGCATTGATGCAGGCGCAAGATGTACAAAAGCAAGCGTCAAAATTGGGTTTTGATTGGGAAGGTATTGCAGGGGCAGTGGATAAGCTAGATGAAGAGATTGCCGAGCTAAAACATGAGCTAACAGATAAGTCTACAGCTGAGGTTAAAGCTAACGTCAGAGAGGTCGAAAAGGAATTAGGCGACTGTATGTTTGCACTGGTCAATGTTGCACGCAAATTAAATTTGGATGCAGAGACAGCAACCTTAACCTGCGTGCACAAGTTTAAATCTCGCTTTGGCTACATTGAAACTCAATTGGCTGCTGCTGGCAAGCGTATCGAAGACAGCGATATAACAGAAATGGATGCACTGTGGGAAGCGGCGAAACAACATGAACGCTCATCGTAA
- the sucD gene encoding succinate--CoA ligase subunit alpha — protein MSVLIDKDTKVLVQGFTGKNGTFHSEQAIEYGTKVVGGVTPGKGGQTHLGLPVFNTMAEAMEATQADASVIYVPAPFVLDSIVEAIDAGVKLIVVITEGVPTIDMLKAKRYLEEAGDVRLVGPNCPGVITPGQCKIGIMPGHIHQPGKVGIISRSGTLTYEAVAQTTKLGFGQSTCIGIGGDPIPGMNQIDALKLFEADPQTEAIILIGEIGGTAEEEAAAYIKDHVTKPVVGYIAGVTAPEGKRMGHAGAIISGGQGTAEEKFKAFEDAGIAYTRDPSKLGDKLKEVTGW, from the coding sequence ATGAGTGTATTAATCGATAAAGATACCAAAGTATTGGTACAAGGTTTTACTGGTAAAAATGGTACGTTCCATTCTGAACAAGCCATCGAATATGGTACAAAAGTAGTTGGTGGTGTAACGCCAGGTAAAGGCGGTCAAACGCATCTAGGTCTACCAGTATTCAACACCATGGCGGAAGCCATGGAAGCGACTCAAGCTGACGCTTCTGTTATCTACGTACCAGCACCATTCGTACTAGACTCTATCGTTGAAGCAATCGATGCTGGCGTTAAGTTGATCGTTGTGATCACTGAAGGCGTACCGACTATCGATATGCTAAAAGCAAAACGCTATCTTGAAGAAGCTGGCGACGTACGTTTGGTTGGTCCTAACTGCCCAGGCGTTATCACTCCAGGTCAGTGCAAAATCGGTATCATGCCAGGCCATATCCATCAGCCAGGTAAAGTAGGTATCATCTCACGCTCTGGTACGTTGACTTACGAAGCTGTAGCTCAAACTACTAAACTTGGTTTTGGTCAGTCAACTTGTATCGGTATCGGTGGTGATCCTATCCCTGGTATGAACCAGATTGACGCATTGAAATTATTCGAAGCTGATCCACAAACTGAAGCTATCATCCTAATCGGTGAGATTGGTGGTACTGCTGAAGAAGAAGCTGCTGCTTATATCAAAGACCATGTAACTAAGCCAGTTGTTGGTTATATCGCTGGTGTTACTGCTCCAGAAGGCAAGCGTATGGGCCATGCTGGCGCTATCATCTCTGGTGGTCAAGGTACTGCTGAAGAGAAATTCAAAGCGTTTGAAGATGCTGGTATCGCGTACACACGTGACCCATCTAAACTTGGTGATAAGCTAAAAGAAGTTACTGGTTGGTAA
- the galE gene encoding UDP-glucose 4-epimerase GalE: MPENFMKNKILVTGGAGYIGTHTCIALHEAGYDVVVYDNLSNSSLEAINRVSTLIGETIEFVEGDVRDTESLKKVFAAYHFFGVIHFAGLKAVGESVAKPLLYYNNNVSGTITLLEVMAEYNVKNLVFSSSATVYGDPESLPIDESSKRSCTNPYGQSKLAVEYILEDLAVSDGSWNLIALRYFNPVGAHPSGQIGEDPNDIPNNLMPYISQVAVGKLEKLSIFGNDYPTVDGTGVRDFIHVTDLAQGHVAALNYLDKQTRPNESGTTQQYSIGFLPINLGTGKGTSVLELVSAFSDVSGKVIAYQFTDRRAGDIASCYASADKAKTLLGWQAELSITNMCQDTWRWQSMNPNGYDVS; this comes from the coding sequence ATGCCTGAAAATTTTATGAAAAATAAGATACTAGTCACGGGTGGGGCAGGTTATATTGGTACGCATACCTGTATAGCATTGCATGAAGCAGGCTATGATGTTGTTGTGTACGATAACTTATCCAATAGTAGCCTTGAAGCGATTAACCGTGTCTCTACGCTTATTGGAGAGACAATTGAGTTTGTCGAAGGGGATGTTCGAGATACTGAGTCACTTAAAAAAGTGTTTGCTGCATATCATTTTTTTGGTGTGATTCACTTTGCTGGGTTAAAAGCAGTTGGGGAGTCAGTAGCAAAGCCATTGCTGTATTATAATAATAATGTCAGCGGCACCATAACCTTATTAGAAGTTATGGCAGAATATAATGTGAAGAATTTAGTTTTTTCATCGTCTGCCACTGTCTATGGTGATCCTGAATCCTTACCTATCGATGAGAGCTCAAAGCGTTCTTGTACCAATCCTTATGGACAAAGTAAGCTTGCTGTCGAATACATATTAGAAGACTTAGCTGTGTCTGATGGCAGCTGGAACCTGATTGCTCTTAGATACTTTAATCCAGTAGGCGCGCATCCATCAGGACAGATTGGCGAAGACCCTAATGACATTCCTAACAACTTGATGCCTTATATTTCTCAAGTAGCCGTCGGCAAACTTGAAAAGCTCAGTATCTTTGGTAATGACTATCCTACTGTCGATGGAACAGGTGTCCGTGACTTTATTCATGTTACTGATTTGGCTCAAGGTCATGTGGCTGCATTAAATTATCTAGATAAACAAACCAGACCAAACGAAAGTGGTACGACACAACAATATTCAATAGGCTTTTTACCTATTAACTTAGGAACTGGTAAAGGTACTTCTGTCTTGGAATTGGTATCTGCATTTTCTGATGTATCTGGAAAGGTTATTGCTTATCAGTTTACAGATCGTCGAGCAGGTGATATCGCGAGTTGTTATGCCAGTGCCGATAAAGCGAAAACGTTGTTAGGGTGGCAAGCTGAATTATCGATTACTAATATGTGTCAAGATACATGGCGTTGGCAGAGCATGAACCCGAATGGCTACGATGTCTCTTAA
- a CDS encoding ComEA family DNA-binding protein yields MNAHRKFSFANLLTTTAFSLLLSVVALSNANADPCFDDPQRAYKYLIEKEQAITQAREQKVININRANEGELVSLDGIGSSKAQAIILYRDMFGDFKTVNELAKVKGIGAKTVEKNQRRLSVRD; encoded by the coding sequence ATGAACGCTCATCGTAAATTTTCATTTGCCAACTTACTGACGACCACCGCTTTTAGTCTCCTATTGTCTGTGGTCGCACTCAGTAATGCAAATGCAGATCCTTGTTTTGACGACCCTCAGCGTGCCTATAAATATTTAATAGAAAAAGAACAAGCTATCACACAAGCGCGTGAGCAGAAAGTTATCAATATCAATCGAGCTAATGAAGGTGAGCTAGTGTCGTTAGATGGTATCGGCAGTAGTAAAGCGCAGGCGATAATTTTATATCGTGACATGTTTGGCGATTTTAAGACGGTGAATGAGTTGGCAAAGGTGAAAGGTATCGGTGCAAAAACAGTCGAGAAAAACCAAAGACGTTTAAGCGTGCGTGATTAA
- a CDS encoding UDP-glucose/GDP-mannose dehydrogenase family protein: protein MNKNNNKSEPNQLTDSTVCVLIGHSIEAITSAVVLASLGQCVHLYADKALLTQQIQQYGFEHHLQALWQMYEQQQVIISKELPTSADMLIRGYEAAGHNETDVQSPVTLYWLFLDSIKPVWTEESWITAFNQSHQQALPVIISGIEQLGHVADLAQRLQRAWVYYVPFVFLQDGDAYSSMLNPSLWLLGEKTASSSQHLNVLKPLIQHARATHHADIATIEFARSSIMAMLATRVSFMNEMSRLADSQNVDISQVSRIMGLDERVGSSYLKAGWGFGGNTLPTELAKLQQSSFTHSLDMPLLQSIMHINEDQKELIFRKFWQYFDGFIDNKTVMIWGGSYKSGSGRTAGSAIHPLLALLWSYNIRTLVYSDKAQHELAELYQQQPLLELITSPYQQLCDTHAIFIVSWSPRDQLDIGKINQQAMPVFDAQNALTRSQINSLVGDYMGIGRTK, encoded by the coding sequence ATGAATAAAAACAATAATAAATCTGAACCAAACCAATTAACTGATTCTACAGTTTGTGTGCTTATTGGTCACAGCATAGAGGCGATTACCAGTGCAGTGGTGCTAGCAAGTTTAGGTCAGTGTGTGCATCTTTATGCAGACAAGGCGCTACTGACGCAGCAGATACAACAGTATGGTTTTGAGCATCATCTGCAAGCTCTATGGCAAATGTATGAGCAGCAGCAAGTCATTATCAGTAAGGAATTACCAACTAGTGCTGACATGCTAATAAGAGGCTATGAAGCAGCTGGTCATAATGAAACTGATGTTCAAAGTCCGGTGACGCTTTACTGGTTGTTTTTAGACAGTATTAAGCCTGTATGGACAGAAGAGAGTTGGATTACCGCTTTTAATCAAAGCCATCAGCAAGCACTACCTGTGATTATAAGCGGCATTGAGCAATTAGGCCATGTAGCCGATTTGGCTCAGCGCCTACAACGTGCTTGGGTGTATTACGTGCCATTTGTATTCTTGCAAGATGGCGATGCGTATAGCTCGATGCTGAATCCTTCGTTATGGCTACTGGGTGAAAAAACAGCAAGTAGCAGCCAACACTTGAATGTGTTGAAACCTTTAATACAGCATGCACGCGCTACTCATCATGCTGATATTGCAACGATAGAGTTTGCTCGCAGTAGTATCATGGCTATGCTAGCGACTAGAGTGAGCTTTATGAATGAGATGTCACGTTTGGCTGATAGTCAAAATGTTGATATTAGTCAAGTCAGTCGCATCATGGGATTGGATGAGCGGGTAGGCAGTAGTTATCTAAAAGCAGGGTGGGGATTCGGTGGTAATACTTTGCCCACTGAGCTGGCTAAATTGCAACAATCAAGCTTCACACACAGTTTAGATATGCCTTTATTACAATCTATTATGCATATTAATGAAGATCAAAAAGAGCTGATATTCCGTAAATTCTGGCAATATTTCGATGGTTTTATCGATAATAAAACAGTCATGATTTGGGGCGGTAGTTATAAGTCAGGTTCAGGACGTACCGCTGGTTCAGCTATCCATCCGTTGTTAGCATTACTGTGGTCTTATAATATTCGCACACTGGTTTATAGCGATAAGGCACAGCATGAACTTGCCGAGCTCTATCAACAACAACCTTTGCTTGAGCTTATTACTAGTCCCTATCAACAGCTTTGCGATACCCATGCTATTTTCATCGTTAGTTGGTCACCACGAGATCAATTGGATATTGGCAAAATCAATCAACAAGCCATGCCAGTATTTGATGCGCAAAATGCCCTGACACGCTCGCAAATTAATAGCTTAGTAGGTGACTATATGGGTATTGGTCGAACTAAATAG
- the pgi gene encoding glucose-6-phosphate isomerase: MKEIKGDKAYSSARHSKYWQQLETLAKHPWSLAQLFAQDDKRTKHFSVQAGALYMDFSKQRIDQTVLSNLLSLADSCELDARIDSLLQGAMVNTSEQRAALHTALRLPATATLQVDGQNIVTDVHHSLSQVARLSERVRNGTWRGFSGKAITDVVNIGVGGSDLGPLMATTALDEWADTSIEVHFVSNMDGTQLDNLLKHLNPETTLFIISSKSFGTVDTLSNAKTALSWLLATAKLRAGTEDSVLRRHFIGISANSEKMSAWGIHPEHQLQLWEWVGGRFSLWSAIGLAIAIRIGMNGFKALLSGAHSMDEHFAQAGFADNLPVLLGLLAVWNSTFLQVNAHTVLPYDGRLGYLPSYLTQLEMESNGKSVTRNGDHIDYDTCPILWGEIGSNAQHAFYQLLHQGTQQVSCDFIACVRRYGDEARNSSLQQQHELSLANCLAQSRVLAFGNAAVTDLVDPQTVSEADKYKYYRGNQPSTTLLIDELTPHSLGALIALYEHKVYVMASIWDINPFDQWGVEMGKQMADSVHHAMQHVQEDSQGLFDTSTDQLLQRIKQLS, from the coding sequence ATGAAAGAGATAAAGGGCGACAAGGCATATAGCAGTGCTCGACATTCTAAATACTGGCAGCAACTAGAAACGCTTGCAAAGCATCCGTGGTCGCTTGCACAGTTATTTGCGCAAGATGATAAGCGTACCAAGCATTTTAGCGTGCAGGCTGGTGCGCTGTATATGGATTTTAGTAAGCAGCGTATCGATCAGACAGTATTGTCTAACTTGCTAAGTTTGGCCGATAGTTGTGAGCTGGATGCTCGTATTGATTCATTACTACAAGGTGCAATGGTAAATACCAGCGAGCAGCGTGCTGCGTTGCATACGGCGCTACGTTTGCCAGCGACAGCGACATTACAAGTCGATGGACAAAATATCGTCACTGATGTACATCATAGTTTGTCACAAGTGGCACGCCTCTCAGAGCGCGTGCGCAATGGCACGTGGCGCGGGTTTTCGGGCAAGGCAATTACAGATGTCGTCAATATTGGGGTTGGTGGCTCTGATCTTGGCCCACTCATGGCAACTACGGCGCTTGATGAATGGGCAGATACCAGTATTGAGGTGCATTTTGTCTCCAATATGGACGGTACGCAGCTTGATAATCTACTCAAGCATTTAAATCCTGAAACCACACTATTTATTATCTCTTCCAAATCCTTTGGTACGGTTGACACTTTATCAAATGCTAAAACGGCGCTATCTTGGCTACTTGCAACGGCAAAACTTCGCGCCGGTACAGAAGATAGTGTGTTGCGTCGACACTTTATCGGCATCTCAGCCAATAGTGAAAAAATGAGTGCTTGGGGAATTCATCCTGAGCATCAGTTACAGCTTTGGGAATGGGTAGGCGGGCGCTTTTCTTTATGGTCGGCTATAGGACTTGCCATTGCTATTCGTATCGGTATGAATGGCTTTAAAGCTTTATTAAGCGGTGCCCATAGTATGGATGAGCATTTTGCACAGGCGGGCTTTGCTGATAACTTACCAGTGCTGCTAGGCTTGTTAGCTGTTTGGAACAGTACTTTTTTACAAGTAAATGCGCATACCGTATTACCTTATGATGGCAGGCTAGGCTATCTACCCAGCTATCTTACCCAGCTAGAGATGGAGAGTAATGGTAAGTCTGTTACTCGAAATGGGGATCATATTGATTATGATACGTGTCCAATTCTATGGGGTGAAATTGGCTCAAATGCGCAGCATGCATTCTATCAGCTGCTACACCAAGGCACGCAGCAGGTTTCCTGTGACTTTATCGCTTGTGTACGTCGCTACGGTGATGAGGCGCGAAACTCCTCATTGCAACAACAGCACGAATTGTCTTTAGCAAATTGTTTGGCGCAAAGTCGAGTATTGGCATTTGGCAATGCTGCTGTAACAGATCTGGTCGATCCACAGACAGTTTCTGAAGCAGACAAATATAAGTATTACCGTGGTAACCAACCGTCAACCACATTACTGATTGATGAGCTGACGCCGCATAGTTTAGGCGCATTGATAGCGCTCTACGAACATAAGGTCTATGTCATGGCCAGCATTTGGGATATCAATCCGTTTGATCAATGGGGCGTCGAGATGGGCAAGCAAATGGCAGATTCCGTACACCATGCCATGCAGCACGTGCAGGAAGACTCTCAAGGTCTCTTTGATACGTCTACTGACCAATTACTACAGCGTATCAAACAGCTGTCTTAG
- a CDS encoding UTP--glucose-1-phosphate uridylyltransferase, whose protein sequence is MKKITHAVIPVAGFGTRMLPLSKSVPKELLPLGNRPAIHYVVEEAIAAGIKHIVLVSHAQKSAIENYFDINAELDNQLRHKGKDELADNLNWLPADVTVSMIRQGKALGLGHAVLTARPIIGEHDFAVLLPDVVLDPFSTNMSADNLAFMLDAFATDGHSQILVDQVADEDVHKYGIARLDEKFSDTNDINEEININASFKVVGFVEKPNLDDAPSNLAVVGRYVFSNHIFDYLTNTKASVGGEIQLTDAIDALISEYGVHVTTMRGNSYDAGDMRSYMQAFIYFAEQQLADDE, encoded by the coding sequence ATGAAAAAAATCACTCACGCCGTTATTCCTGTCGCAGGCTTTGGTACTCGTATGTTGCCATTGTCGAAATCTGTACCAAAAGAGTTGTTACCGCTTGGCAATCGTCCTGCCATCCATTACGTGGTCGAAGAGGCCATCGCTGCGGGTATCAAGCATATTGTCTTGGTCAGTCATGCGCAAAAGAGCGCGATTGAAAATTATTTTGATATCAATGCGGAATTGGACAATCAATTACGTCATAAAGGTAAAGATGAGCTAGCTGATAACTTAAATTGGTTGCCAGCGGATGTGACGGTATCGATGATACGCCAAGGTAAGGCGTTAGGTTTGGGACATGCAGTACTGACAGCGCGACCAATCATTGGTGAGCATGACTTTGCCGTATTGTTACCTGATGTCGTACTTGATCCATTCAGCACTAATATGTCTGCTGATAATTTGGCCTTTATGCTAGATGCCTTTGCTACAGATGGTCATTCACAGATATTGGTCGATCAAGTAGCGGATGAAGACGTACATAAGTATGGTATCGCTCGACTAGATGAAAAGTTCAGTGATACTAATGATATTAATGAAGAAATAAATATTAATGCTAGCTTTAAAGTGGTTGGTTTTGTAGAGAAGCCCAATTTAGATGATGCTCCTTCCAATCTGGCTGTGGTAGGGCGCTATGTATTTAGCAACCATATCTTTGATTACTTAACCAATACTAAAGCTTCAGTTGGCGGTGAGATTCAACTGACAGATGCGATTGACGCGCTCATTAGTGAATATGGTGTCCATGTCACAACTATGCGCGGCAATAGCTATGATGCAGGCGATATGCGCTCTTATATGCAGGCATTCATTTACTTTGCCGAGCAGCAATTAGCAGATGATGAATAG